The following proteins are co-located in the Osmia bicornis bicornis unplaced genomic scaffold, iOsmBic2.1, whole genome shotgun sequence genome:
- the LOC123989277 gene encoding uncharacterized protein LOC123989277, translating to MEHVASLPQDGDVSHQIRFLNEGGFTEDVPDETDITESAVPITIQQRQEQAIRSTLQWPSSSTTPINEFRTEGYISMAFPHLFPDGQADIVDFTRNQKLQYSEWCEFLMHYKDKRFANDCRFRFHCLNTLQRHEALIKSAIFCKKNDFTGSIQQLRTELIRNPAILKKLLSWGSKIRGTSTYWYQRRLELQAMVNQLGVPTLFLTLSSADLWWPCMMRHFGISSTEIEGMTEAQLSRLMQEKLNENPLVADEYFSKRVEIFMKILKIKLNIADYWYRFEYQHRGSPHIHAILWLENAPDVRTFDYCFEEEIETHKKFYDSLTSATNPLINEPPAEVHPSRLKHTELQLYDTHQLSQLLNRVQRHTNHSRYCLKSNRRVQTCRFNFPKPLQDVSTLQKDEKGIWQYTPRRNDALLNDHNIFVAQIWRANTDCKVITSEHAILNYLSKYASKSEPQSQSFMDLFNNILVDCHPDDPVQKAFSKMLIKIVGLRDISSCEAMHLLAGIPLYHCTRHIVKIYIGLDDFNLIPLDDSDQFVHQSILDRYRTRPETTNDMTLSQFATRYNAVRNQLQQCRKMRVLQVLPKYPLGIDDEKDEIIYKQKLLLNKPWRSVEELKTCDSWKESFFAANITVWELDENNTSPHDPDDIPALENEPRDWMAIAEAFPHEAVTDTVLGYRDQDRDFEWYAIIRNYPGLEAQINFIRQAKENYVCQRELATSDNLDLNPGQQNVINHLHNQLVGVTTRKLTVVQGAAGTGKSCLIRKMVTIVESIHGPGSVLLIAPTGMAANNINGTTIHSAFHLMLSRGGAMPDLTGESERNFQDKMSTIKVIICDEMSMVGMKLLATIDQRLRQAYPENQSVEFGGAIMYLLGDFNQLPPVGDTSLLGIAKSSNMLAIRGQLLFEKFNTVFELKQIMRQVGVEQEAYRKTLINIANGKVTDDDYDLLQSRFASNVRSSFTEFSGCIHLKAKKEDIIEYNEHMLRQLNKPVAIIRAKHNNVTAISGSTDDAQGLPATLWLASDCRVMLTQNLWTAQGLCNGTLGTVADVIYLSTDTDDHLSDFPACVLIRFDNYNGPSIFNGLVPILPQTVSYKKGTTACTRKQFPLDLAYAITIHKSQGITVDRAVVDIGNSEFGLGLTYVALSRVRSLAGLVIEPSFPKTRLTSINNHIGWNRKRPALQRLRNLANLGQ from the coding sequence ATGGAACATGTTGCGTCGCTTCCCCAAGATGGTGATGTTTCGCATCAGATTCGCTTTTTAAACGAAGGTGGTTTCACCGAAGATGTACCTGACGAAACTGATATAACTGAATCAGCAGTACCAATAACAATCCAACAAAGACAAGAACAAGCAATCAGGTCAACCCTACAATGGCCGTCGAGTTCTACAACGCCTATTAATGAGTTCAGAACGGAAGGGTATATCTCTATGGCTTTTCCTCATCTCTTTCCGGATGGCCAGGCAGATATTGTCGACTTCACTAGAAACCAAAAACTTCAATACTCTGAATGGTGTGAATTTCTGATGCATTACAAAGATAAACGTTTCGCAAATGACTGTCGGTTTAGGTTCCATTGTCTCAACACACTCCAACGCCACGAAGCTTTGATAAAGAGTGCAATTTTTTGCAAAAAGAATGATTTTACCGGCAGTATACAACAACTACGTACAGAATTGATTCGCAACCCAGCTATACTCAAAAAGTTGTTGAGTTGGGGATCCAAGATTCGAGGAACTTCAACTTATTGGTATCAACGACGACTAGAATTGCAAGCAATGGTGAACCAGCTTGGAGTTCCAACTCTTTTCTTAACACTAAGCTCAGCTGATCTTTGGTGGCCCTGCATGATGAGACACTTTGGAATCAGCTCAACAGAGATAGAAGGCATGACCGAAGCTCAACTATCACGTCTTATGCAGGAAAAACTAAACGAAAATCCGCTGGTGGCCGATGAATACTTCTCGAAGAGGGTTGAAATCTTCATGAAAATCCTCAAGATCAAGTTAAATATCGCTGATTATTGGTACCGGTTTGAATACCAACATCGTGGTAGCCCTCACATTCATGCCATTCTCTGGCTCGAAAACGCACCCGACGTACGGACATTCGATTACTGTTTTGAGGAGGAGATCGAAACTCATAAAAAGTTCTATGATTCGCTCACATCTGCCACGAATCCGCTTATTAATGAGCCTCCAGCTGAAGTACATCCTTCTCGATTGAAACATACTGAACTACAACTATATGATACACACCAACTGTCGCAATTGCTGAACAGAGTTCAAAGACATACTAATCATTCCAGGTACTGTCTAAAATCCAATCGCCGGGTACAGACTTGCCGTTTCAACTTTCCAAAGCCACTACAAGATGTATCGACACTTCAAAAAGACGAAAAAGGTATTTGGCAGTATACACCCAGAAGAAATGATGCTTTACTCAATGACCACAACATCTTTGTGGCCCAAATATGGCGTGCAAATACAGACTGCAAAGTAATTACATCGGAGCACGCAATTCTAAACTACTTATCGAAGTATGCATCTAAAAGTGAACCACAATCGCAGAGCTTCATGGACCTCTTCAACAACATTCTCGTCGACTGTCATCCTGATGATCCCGTACAGAAGGCATTTTCTAAGATGCTCATCAAAATAGTAGGGCTTCGAGATATATCATCGTGCGAGGCCATGCATTTGTTGGCTGGTATTCCATTATATCATTGCACAAGGCACATTGTCAAAATATATATTGGACTTGACGACTTCAATTTGATACCTCTGGATGACTCTGATCAATTTGTACATCAATCAATTCTCGACCGCTATCGAACGAGACCAGAGACGACGAATGACATGACTTTGAGTCAATTCGCAACGAGATACAATGCAGTACGCAACCAACTTCAACAATGTAGAAAAATGCGTGTGCTTCAGGTATTACCTAAGTATCCACTAGGAATTGATGACGAAAAAGATGAGATTATCTACAAACAAAAACTATTGCTAAACAAACCATGGAGATCTGTGGAAGAATTGAAAACTTGTGATTCTTGGAAAGAGTCATTCTTTGCAGCTAACATAACTGTCTGGGAACTGGATGAAAACAACACTTCACCACATGATCCTGACGACATACCTGCTTTGGAAAATGAACCAAGAGACTGGATGGCCATAGCCGAGGCATTTCCACACGAAGCAGTAACTGACACTGTGCTTGGATACAGAGATCAGGATCGAGATTTTGAATGGTACGCAATCATTAGAAACTATCCAGGATTGGAAGCCCAAATCAATTTCATCCGACAAGCTAAAGAAAATTATGTGTGCCAGCGCGAACTTGCAACCAGTGACAACTTGGATCTAAATCCGGGACAGCAGAATGTGATAAACCATCTGCATAATCAACTGGTAGGAGTTACAACTAGAAAGCTGACAGTTGTGCAAGGAGCAGCTGGAACAGGAAAATCTTGCCTGATACGCAAAATGGTCACCATTGTCGAATCAATACACGGACCTGGCTCCGTGCTGCTCATAGCGCCAACAGGCATGGCTGCCAACAATATCAACGGAACAACAATTCATTCCGCTTTTCACTTGATGCTTTCGAGAGGTGGTGCAATGCCAGATCTAACGGGGGAAAGCGAACGTAATTTTCAGGATAAAATGTCTACAATTAAAGTGATCATTTGCGATGAAATGTCTATGGTTGGAATGAAGCTTCTTGCTACAATTGATCAGAGGTTACGACAGGCATATCCGGAGAATCAATCGGTGGAATTTGGTGGCGCTATAATGTACTTGCTCGGTGATTTCAATCAACTGCCGCCAGTCGGTGATACATCACTGCTGGGGATTGCTAAATCGTCCAACATGCTAGCAATCAGAGGACAGCTGCTgttcgaaaaatttaataCGGTTTTCGAGCTGAAACAGATAATGAGACAGGTCGGAGTCGAACAAGAAGCATATCGCAAGACGTTAATCAACATTGCTAACGGCAAAGTGACCGATGATGACTACGATCTCCTGCAATCAAGGTTTGCGTCAAACGTTAGGAGTTCTTTCACTGAGTTCAGTGGATGCATCCATTTGAAAGCAAAAAAGGAAGACATCATCGAATATAATGAGCATATGCTCCGCCAACTGAATAAACCCGTAGCGATAATACGTGCTAAGCACAATAACGTCACAGCAATCTCTGGTTCAACCGATGACGCCCAAGGCCTTCCAGCAACATTGTGGCTAGCATCGGATTGCCGAGTCATGCTTACGCAAAACTTATGGACTGCACAAGGTTTATGCAACGGCACGCTAGGAACGGTCGCTGACGTAATTTATCTGTCAACTGATACCGATGATCATTTGTCCGACTTCCCAGCCTGCGTATTAATTCGTTTCGATAACTACAATGGTCCTTCTATTTTCAACGGTTTGGTACCTATTCTTCCCCAGACGGTTAGTTACAAAAAAGGAACTACGGCTTGCACCCGCAAACAATTTCCGCTTGATTTAGCTTACGCAATAACCATACACAAGTCTCAAGGAATTACAGTTGATCGTGCTGTAGTTGATATTGGCAATTCGGAATTTGGACTAGGGCTTACATACGTTGCTCTCTCGCGCGTTCGCTCTTTGGCAGGATTGGTGATCGAGCCGTCGTTCCCTAAAACACGGTTAACTTCTATCAACAATCATATCGGATGGAACCGTAAGCGCCCGGCATTGCAACGATTAAGAAACTTAGCAAATTTAGGTCAATAA
- the LOC123989276 gene encoding uncharacterized protein LOC123989276, with protein sequence MGQLPLSRVTPLRPFAHTGVDYAGPITMKNSKGRGSKTIKGWIYVFVCFSSTAVHLEVVSDYSTEGFLAAYRRGITHKLYSDCGTNFIGAQAELKRLFTSSSKEHQQIASILSADNTQWMFNPSAAPHMGGKWEAVVKSIKYHLRRTIGELLLTFEEFSTLLTQIEAVLNSRPLKPLSDDPDDISALTPGHFLISSALNTIPEPSLLEVSSKGFSTSGLSGLDTTCRDFSQFQSGIIRLTTPRQAHWCCS encoded by the coding sequence ATGGGTCAACTACCTCTCTCTCGAGTCACACCATTACGACCATTCGCTCACACCGGTGTCGATTATGCAGGACCAatcacaatgaaaaattcaaagggaaGAGGCTCGAAAACAATCAAAGGATGGATCTATGTGTTCGTATGTTTCTCCTCAACGGCAGTTCACCTTGAGGTTGTCAGCGATTACTCAACCGAGGGATTTCTGGCAGCTTACAGAAGAGGGATCACTCACAAATTGTACTCTGACTGTGGTACAAATTTCATTGGAGCACAGGCAGAGCTCAAACGCCTGTTCACGTCAAGTTCAAAGGAGCACCAACAGATCGCATCGATCCTGTCAGCAGACAACACTCAATGGATGTTCAACCCATCAGCTGCTCCTCACATGGGAGGAAAATGGGAAGCGGTGGTAAAATCGATCAAGTACCATCTAAGGAGAACGATTGGTGAGCTCTTACTAACATTCGAAGAGTTTTCCACTCTCCTCACACAGATCGAAGCGGTGCTCAACTCAAGACCATTGAAGCCGCTCAGTGACGATCCCGACGACATCTCTGCGCTCACCCCAGGACATTTCCTCATTAGCTCAGCTCTCAACACGATACCAGAACCATCACTGCTCGAAGTTTCAAGCAAAGGGTTCAGCACTTCTGGTCTCAGTGGTCTCGACACTACCTGCAGAGACTTCAGTCAATTTCAAAGTGGCATCATCCGTCTCACGACCCCAAGACAGGCTCACTGGTGCTGCTCATGA
- the LOC114881195 gene encoding uncharacterized protein LOC114881195: MTPNQRIQCVEVQRLCFNCLGRHNVRSCKSNQTCKQCRHQHHTMLHDGGVFYMLPPPPKPKSLPSNAPAPAIAHDDQSNLQELLTKFWIQEESSMDAPSTLTPEEGECEAHFCATHSRDHTGRYLVRIPFKAPASLLGNSHKIAQRCLQSTLRRLSKDSTYNQLYVEFMKEYEELGHMVKASDHQRIASKEAENVGPDGEMTLAHDASASGGLRVSSDGSTPQSSAHLQPYYLPHHGVLRLDSSTTKLRVVFNGSKATTSGKSVNDLMHTGANLLLNVTDVLIWLRHYHHIFATDITKMYRQVAVHKDDWDLQRIVWIDEDRNVIPYQLTSVTYGTKAAPFLATRALMQLVHDEGHRFPLATPSAHIFEGADSISELVEVAQQLIALCIAGGFPLAKWHATHPDLLRAVSSSTQSSAPISFDDCTTKLLGIQWMPQTDAFGFSSTLTDQPSKCSKRLVLSEVARIFDPLGFVSPVIVRAKMLLQELWLHKINWDDPLPSQIVSRWFIIREDLKGLAKLTIPR, translated from the exons ATGACGCCCAACCAACGGATCCAATGTGTAGAGGTCCAGCGCCTTTGCTTCAACTGCCTGGGAAGACACAACGTCAGATCATGCAAGTCAAATCAAACTTGTAAGCAGTGTCGGCACCAGCACCATACTATGCTTCATGATGGTGGGGTGTTTTACATGCTCCCACCACCACCGAAGCCCAAATCATTGCCGAGCAACGCGCCAGCTCCAGCAA TTGCTCACGACGATCAGAGCAATCTGCAAGAGCTGCTCACCAAATTCTGGATCCAAGAGGAGTCATCGATGGACGCTCCAAGCACACTCACACCGGAGGAAGGAGAATGCGAAGCACATTTCTGTGCGACTCACTCTCGTGATCACACAGGAAGGTACCTCGTTCGCATTCCATTCAAGGCACCAGCATCACTTCTAGGCAATTCACACAAGATTGCTCAAAGATGTCTACAAAGTACATTGCGACGACTCTCCAAGGATTCAACATACAACCAGCTCTACGTCGAGTTCATGAAAGAGTATGAAGAATTAGGGCACATGGTAAAGGCTTCAGATCACCAACGGATCGCATCAAAAGAGGCTGAGAACGTTGGGCCTGATGGGGAGATGACCTTGGCACATGATGCTTCGGCATCAGGAGGGTTGAGGGTCTCTTCTGACGGTTCAACACCTCAGTCCTCTGCTCATCTTCAGCCGTACTATTTGCCTCACCATGGAGTTCTACGCCTCGACAGTTCAACAACGAAGCTCAGGGTTGTATTCAACGGATCAAAAGCTACGACATCAGGCAAATCAGTCAACGATTTAATGCATACTGGTGCTAATTTGCTCTTGAATGTTACAGATGTTCTAATTTGGCTTCGCCATTATCACCACATTTTTGCCACAGATATCACAAAAATGTATCGCCAGGTAGCAGTTCACAAGGATGATTGGGATCTCCAGCGAATTGTTTGGATCGATGAAGACCGCAATGTCATTCCTTACCAGCTCACAAGTGTCACGTATGGCACAAAGGCGGCTCCCTTCCTGGCGACACGAGCACTCATGCAGCTTGTTCACGATGAGGGTCATCGATTCCCTCTGGCAACGCCTTCTGCTCATATCTTTGAAGGAGCAGACTCAATCTCGGAACTTGTGGAGGTCGCTCAACAGCTGATTGCATTGTGCATCGCGGGCggatttccactcgcaaaatggcatgCGACTCACCCAGATCTTCTACGGGCTGTTTCGTCATCCACACAATCGTCAGCTCCCATATCATTTGACGACTGCACTACCAAATTACTCGGAATTCAATGGATGCCTCAAACTGACGCATTCGGCTTCTCATCAACCTTGACTGATCAACCAAGTAAGTGTTCAAAACGCCTCGTATTGTCCGAAGTGGCTCGGATATTTGATCCATTAGGTTTCGTCTCACCGGTAATAGTGCGAGCAAAAATGCTGTTACAAGAACTCTGGCTACACAAGATCAATTGGGACGATCCACTACCGTCTCAAATTGTTTCACGATGGTTCATCATCAGAGAAGATCTCAAAGGTTTGGCCAAACTGACAATTCCAAGGTGA